One Cicer arietinum cultivar CDC Frontier isolate Library 1 chromosome 8, Cicar.CDCFrontier_v2.0, whole genome shotgun sequence DNA segment encodes these proteins:
- the LOC101498691 gene encoding putative gamma-glutamylcyclotransferase At3g02910 produces MAKAKPHLIFAYGTLKRGFPNQPLMEDLKNKDDVVFVDTYYTEKPYPLVCGPHGIPYLINLPGSGNRVKGEVYAVSDDAVVRLDEFEGVRNGYYERIPVVVVTEGGESVEAEAYLAHKSFGEILWKMKGEVGLAEYGEKEARDYVRKENRPHGRNTVLDLVNR; encoded by the coding sequence atggcGAAGGCGAAACCCCACCTAATCTTCGCATACGGCACATTGAAACGAGGATTCCCCAACCAACCTTTAATGGAAGATCTAAAAAACAAAGACGACGTCGTTTTTGTGGATACCTACTACACGGAGAAACCGTATCCTCTTGTGTGTGGACCCCACGGGATACCGTACTTAATCAATTTACCCGGGTCGGGTAATCGGGTTAAGGGAGAGGTTTACGCGGTGTCGGACGACGCGGTGGTTAGGCTAGACGAATTCGAAGGAGTGCGAAATGGTTATTACGAACGGATTCCGGTGGTGGTTGTGACGGAGGGTGGGGAGAGTGTGGAGGCGGAAGCTTATTTGGCGCATAAAAGTTTTGGGGAGATTTTATGGAAAATGAAGGGAGAGGTAGGATTGGCGGAGTATGGGGAGAAAGAAGCGAGGGATTATGTGAGGAAAGAGAATAGACCTCATGGTAGAAACACTGTCCTTGACCTTGTAAACCGTTAG
- the LOC113788069 gene encoding uncharacterized protein, protein MESQSFTQEQGKVRAEDKSYGLGLGNVFCKTGKGWTCVITKTDGPDAGKVFVKCGENCTCTLNGEAVSPEIESSSDNDSETFCKCGEGWSCSIFRTEGPDADSGKGFAECTQQYKCACNC, encoded by the exons ATGGAGTCCCAAAGCTTCACGCAAGAGCAAGG GAAAGTCCGAGCTGAAGATAAAAGCTATGGGCTGGGCTTGGGCAACGTGTTCTGCAAGACGGGTAAAGGTTGGACATGTGTGATAACTAAGACTGATGGGCCTGATGCTGGAAAAGTTTTCGTTAAATGCGGTGAAAATTGCACCTGCACTCT TAATGGTGAAGCTGTGTCCCCTGAAATTGAGAGTAGTAGTGACAATGACAGCGAAACATTCTGCAAATGTGGAGAAGGGTGGAGTTGTTCAATTTTCAGGACTGAAGGCCCTGATGCAGACTCAGGCAAGGGCTTTGCTGAATGCACTCAACAATACAAGTGTGCTTGTAATTGTTGA